In Rhodamnia argentea isolate NSW1041297 chromosome 4, ASM2092103v1, whole genome shotgun sequence, the following proteins share a genomic window:
- the LOC115740935 gene encoding uncharacterized protein LOC115740935 encodes MSRRVVNVEARGFKKKGVRYDWKTKVGTYLPDQRSPVVSSILFMPLPGEHTVEATTTRSMAWFSAAVSSGIPLIFVNIQTEQIITLLHVNVASNSWHGEYINSCLSFTKGKNIPTGKEISLRKRHNQTITVQMVHGIRLWFLPGIMEVSVELVTEPEETRFRMDIKRTEEVISQKIIGQHSMAHSLEEIDPACSPGRGFICIFSVTKGSAADRAGLGRIHEEANAAGHLLAVSRLEGKTLLPSNVCSVGLIHCCRQGDIGEVLTAAMDTMDRIKIHIMGWPN; translated from the exons ATGAGCAGGCGGGTGGTGAACGTGGAAGCCAGAGGATTCAAGAAGAAAGGAGTGAGATACGACTGGAAGACGAAAGTCGGGACCTACTTGCCTGACCAGCGGTCTCCGGTAGTTAGCTCCATTCTGTTTATGCCCCTGCCAGGTGAACACACCGTCGAGGCCACTACAACCCGGTCCATGGCCTGGTTCTCTGCAGCAGTTTCCTCAGGAATTCCCCTCATCTTTGTCAACATCCAAACCGAACAGATCATCACGTTG CTTCATGTCAATGTAGCTTCTAATTCCTGGCATGGCGAGTATATTAATTCCTGTCTTTCTTTCACTAAGGGCAAGAATATCCCCACAGGAAAAGAAATTAGTTTGCGGAAGCGCCATAACCAGACAATAACTGTCCAAATGGTTCATGGGATAAGATTATGGTTTTTACCGGGAATCATGGAGGTTTCGGTAGAATTAGTCACCGAACCGGAAGAAACACGGTTCAGAATGGACATCAAACGAACCGAAGAGGTAATCAGTCAAAAAATCATAGGACAACATTCTATGGCTCATAGTCTTGAAGAAATTGATCCGGCTTGTTCCCCCGGGCGGGGCTTCATCTGCATCTTCTCCGTGACCAAAGGATCGGCAGCCGACCGCGCCGGGCTTGGACGCATCCACGAGGAGGCCAATGCAGCGGGCCACCTGCTTGCGGTCTCGAGATTAGAAGGCAAAACCCTACTGCCTTCAAATGTGTGCTCTGTAGGGCTAATACACTGCTGCAGGCAAGGCGACATCGGGGAAGTCCTCACCGCGGCCATGGACACGATGGATAGGATCAAAATCCACATCATGGGATGGCCCAACTAA